A region of Deltaproteobacteria bacterium DNA encodes the following proteins:
- a CDS encoding sigma-54-dependent Fis family transcriptional regulator, translating to MAKVLLVDDEDSILESLEMFLSEKGHEVYKASCGGDGIEIFSRVVPDVVILDIRLPDMDGIEVLNRLQGKGAPAKVIMMTAFHDMETTVQAMKGGAYDYIHKPLDVDEIEKSVNRALHLLEVDRKTPSPGGERAADDEVIIGKSEKMREIFKMIGLLCRNRATVLIQGETGTGKELIARAIHKNSSFADQPFVTLDCAAAVETLLESELFGHESGAFTGANRLKKGKIELAGSGTLFLDEVGELPPYLQGKFLGFLQRKEYMRIGGQQALRSKCRIIAATNKDLAERVRRGDFREDLFFRLRVVTIQVPPLRDRLEDIPALADHFLQKIGKELGTGVCKLQKGTVERLMRHPWNGNVRELENVLVEAVVKAHGKVILVEEIERILQLNHNLPASGLASFSLLNVEKEHIENTLRRMGWNRTRAARALGISLPTLRSKIRKYGIEPPLVSSSPLKGNMTS from the coding sequence ATGGCAAAAGTACTTCTTGTTGATGATGAGGATTCCATCCTGGAATCCCTCGAAATGTTCCTTTCGGAGAAAGGCCATGAGGTCTACAAGGCCTCATGCGGAGGGGATGGAATTGAAATTTTCTCCAGGGTCGTGCCTGATGTGGTCATCCTGGATATCCGGCTTCCGGACATGGACGGGATTGAAGTACTAAACAGGCTCCAGGGAAAAGGCGCTCCCGCAAAGGTAATCATGATGACGGCGTTTCATGACATGGAGACGACGGTACAGGCCATGAAGGGCGGGGCCTACGATTATATCCACAAGCCCCTGGACGTGGACGAGATCGAGAAGTCCGTCAATCGGGCCCTTCATCTCCTGGAGGTTGATCGCAAGACCCCGTCACCTGGAGGTGAAAGAGCAGCGGACGACGAAGTGATCATCGGCAAGAGCGAGAAGATGCGGGAGATCTTCAAAATGATCGGTCTCCTTTGCCGAAACAGGGCCACAGTTCTCATCCAGGGGGAAACGGGAACAGGCAAGGAACTGATCGCCCGGGCTATCCATAAGAACAGTTCCTTCGCCGACCAACCCTTCGTCACCCTTGATTGCGCGGCCGCTGTCGAGACCTTGCTTGAAAGCGAACTCTTCGGCCATGAGTCAGGGGCCTTTACGGGTGCGAATCGCTTGAAGAAGGGCAAAATTGAACTGGCTGGATCCGGCACCCTGTTTCTGGACGAAGTCGGGGAACTCCCTCCTTACCTCCAGGGGAAGTTCCTCGGGTTTCTTCAGCGAAAAGAGTACATGCGTATCGGAGGTCAACAGGCCCTGCGCTCGAAGTGCCGTATCATCGCCGCAACCAACAAAGACCTGGCCGAACGGGTCCGGCGGGGGGACTTTCGAGAAGACCTGTTTTTCCGCTTGCGCGTTGTAACCATTCAAGTCCCGCCCTTGAGGGATCGACTCGAGGATATCCCGGCACTCGCCGACCACTTTCTCCAGAAGATCGGCAAGGAGCTGGGAACGGGAGTCTGTAAGCTTCAGAAGGGTACGGTTGAAAGGCTTATGAGACACCCCTGGAACGGTAACGTGCGGGAACTCGAGAACGTTCTTGTTGAGGCCGTGGTGAAGGCCCATGGCAAAGTCATCCTGGTGGAGGAAATTGAACGGATTTTGCAGTTGAATCACAATCTTCCGGCCAGTGGGCTTGCTTCCTTCTCTTTGCTCAACGTGGAGAAGGAGCACATCGAGAACACCCTCCGCCGCATGGGATGGAACCGGACCCGGGCGGCTCGTGCCTTGGGCATCTCTCTCCCCACCCTAAGGAGTAAGATTCGAAAATACGGGATTGAACCACCCCTGGTTTCCTCGTCTCCCCTGAAGGGGAACATGACCTCCTAA
- a CDS encoding PAS domain S-box protein encodes MVGFSLSDFHQRNREKIILEWVNRLQTEMGDQYALRPREELIGTVSEALEANDRVINHGDYGPIDRFIEKITRMRLGAGFLLSDVQKAFECYRDIVIPMLARESFMMEEYCDLVVRINKCLAHTIHRFSDFFQEMHEKKILEHNRRLEEEVRARTAQLRESELRYKTLVEEINDGYFVIQDEVIVFANKAYCRMHGYSLEEVLGRKYHEFVDPRDVEKVVSIYRKSFHEGSAPSVFEYLRRNKDGKSFPTEITAKLTHYEGKISNLGLCRDISRRVEMEMRMREAEKMAYIGEITTSLSHEIRNPLSAVKMNLQIIKRNAKLKGNDQRRIDISAREVMRLERTLTELLDFAKPLELHLVPCKVNDVLNSCVELLETKFGENGLIPIVRHDPDLPEISCDGEKLGQALINLLLNAIEASPEGGRIFVTTRYRPERKPSGVELFIEDEGPGISSSCLPEIFKPFFTTKSRGTGLGLSNVKRIMESHGGEVTVVNRNPHGASFRVFLPEGSGYGKSTSC; translated from the coding sequence ATGGTGGGTTTCAGCCTCTCTGATTTTCATCAACGCAATCGTGAGAAGATCATCCTTGAATGGGTCAACAGACTCCAAACGGAGATGGGGGATCAGTACGCCCTTCGGCCGAGGGAAGAACTCATAGGAACGGTCTCAGAGGCCCTGGAGGCCAATGATCGGGTTATCAACCACGGGGATTACGGCCCCATCGACCGATTCATCGAAAAAATCACCCGAATGCGTCTGGGGGCGGGGTTTCTTTTATCCGACGTCCAGAAGGCCTTCGAGTGTTATCGAGATATAGTGATCCCCATGCTTGCCCGGGAAAGCTTCATGATGGAGGAATACTGCGACCTGGTCGTCCGCATTAATAAATGCCTGGCCCATACCATTCACCGGTTCAGTGATTTTTTCCAGGAAATGCATGAGAAAAAGATCCTGGAACACAATCGGCGCCTGGAAGAAGAGGTCAGGGCCAGGACGGCCCAGCTCCGGGAGTCCGAGCTGAGATACAAGACCCTGGTGGAAGAGATCAACGATGGATACTTCGTCATCCAGGACGAGGTGATCGTTTTTGCCAACAAGGCTTATTGCAGAATGCACGGGTATTCCCTGGAAGAGGTGCTGGGGAGAAAATACCATGAGTTTGTGGATCCCAGGGATGTGGAAAAAGTGGTTTCCATCTACCGGAAGAGTTTTCATGAGGGATCGGCCCCAAGTGTTTTCGAGTACCTTCGCAGGAACAAGGATGGAAAGAGTTTCCCAACGGAAATTACAGCGAAATTAACCCATTACGAAGGTAAGATCTCAAACCTGGGGCTCTGCAGGGATATCAGCCGAAGGGTGGAGATGGAGATGAGAATGCGGGAGGCGGAGAAAATGGCCTATATCGGAGAGATCACGACCTCCCTTTCCCACGAAATCCGCAATCCCCTTTCCGCCGTCAAGATGAACCTTCAAATAATCAAGAGGAACGCCAAACTCAAGGGCAACGATCAGCGGCGCATCGATATCTCGGCGAGAGAAGTGATGCGCCTGGAACGCACCCTCACGGAGTTGCTGGATTTCGCCAAGCCCCTGGAGCTACACTTAGTCCCTTGCAAGGTCAATGACGTCTTGAACTCATGCGTGGAACTGCTCGAAACGAAATTCGGTGAAAATGGACTCATCCCCATCGTCAGGCATGATCCGGACTTGCCCGAGATCTCGTGTGACGGGGAAAAGCTGGGACAGGCCCTCATCAACCTGCTCCTCAATGCGATTGAAGCCTCTCCCGAAGGAGGGAGAATATTTGTTACAACCCGGTACCGCCCGGAGAGAAAACCTTCGGGTGTCGAGTTGTTCATCGAGGACGAGGGACCCGGGATATCGAGCAGTTGCCTGCCGGAGATATTCAAGCCCTTTTTTACCACCAAGAGCCGGGGAACCGGTCTGGGCCTCAGTAACGTGAAGCGGATCATGGAAAGTCATGGAGGGGAGGTGACGGTCGTGAACCGTAATCCCCATGGTGCCTCATTCAGGGTTTTTCTCCCCGAAGGATCAGGGTATGGCAAAAGTACTTCTTGTTGA
- a CDS encoding ABC transporter substrate-binding protein: protein MTRRGVVLSVLLSALTLCFLFGQASAAEPITIGCPLSTAFVYGWDAERGITLAVEEINSRGGVNVGGQKRPFKVEVIDTRDLEPGVPVSEALMAVEKLILEKKADFLLGGPVRSEAALAAMGLLSKYKKISIVTTGVLTPKYHAMVAKNYDKYKYCFRIHGEAKQLVKEIMTCFNEIRKKFGLDKVFIMVQDVAHARGGGKVLGKVAEKQGWKVLGTAVYPTGTSDFSMGLLKAKKAGAQILNIWMDMPESSILLKQWYEMRIPALPFGSTLAAAEQPGFWKATEGKGEYTLCNVVNAGNAPSNATPWTMKFYNAYTKRWGIQPEGLGSSSSYMAVYVLKEAIEKAGSLDPEKVVKALEQTDMMGAYGRIRFDPKSHQVIPSMDPKEGAVGSILQWQAGERVVVFPKSIAMGEIKLPPWMKQ from the coding sequence ATGACGAGAAGAGGTGTTGTTTTGTCGGTTTTACTGTCTGCGCTGACTCTGTGTTTTCTGTTCGGCCAGGCCTCGGCGGCGGAACCCATCACCATCGGGTGCCCGCTTTCCACGGCCTTTGTGTACGGCTGGGACGCGGAGCGCGGGATAACACTCGCCGTGGAGGAGATCAATTCCCGGGGAGGCGTGAATGTCGGAGGCCAGAAGCGGCCGTTCAAGGTGGAGGTCATCGACACCCGCGACCTTGAACCGGGTGTTCCGGTCAGCGAGGCCCTGATGGCCGTGGAAAAGCTGATCCTGGAGAAGAAGGCCGATTTCCTTCTCGGAGGCCCTGTCCGCTCAGAGGCGGCTCTTGCAGCCATGGGACTGCTTTCCAAATACAAAAAGATCTCCATAGTGACGACGGGTGTGTTGACCCCGAAGTACCATGCCATGGTTGCAAAGAACTACGATAAATACAAATATTGCTTCAGGATTCACGGCGAGGCCAAGCAGTTGGTCAAGGAAATCATGACCTGCTTTAATGAGATTCGGAAAAAATTCGGCCTCGACAAAGTATTCATCATGGTTCAGGACGTGGCCCATGCCCGGGGCGGGGGAAAGGTCCTGGGCAAGGTCGCCGAAAAGCAGGGATGGAAGGTCCTGGGAACAGCAGTCTACCCGACCGGAACATCCGATTTCTCCATGGGGCTGCTGAAGGCCAAAAAGGCCGGTGCCCAAATCCTGAACATCTGGATGGACATGCCGGAGAGTTCCATCCTGCTGAAGCAATGGTATGAGATGCGCATCCCGGCCCTTCCCTTCGGCTCTACCCTGGCGGCAGCGGAGCAGCCGGGCTTCTGGAAGGCCACGGAAGGGAAAGGGGAGTATACTCTTTGTAACGTGGTCAACGCAGGAAACGCTCCCAGCAACGCTACCCCCTGGACCATGAAATTTTACAACGCCTATACCAAGAGATGGGGCATCCAGCCCGAGGGACTGGGAAGCTCAAGCAGTTACATGGCGGTGTACGTCTTGAAGGAAGCCATTGAGAAGGCCGGATCTCTTGATCCCGAAAAGGTCGTAAAGGCCCTGGAGCAGACGGATATGATGGGGGCTTACGGCAGAATCCGCTTCGACCCCAAGAGCCATCAGGTCATCCCGAGCATGGATCCCAAGGAGGGGGCGGTGGGTTCCATTCTCCAGTGGCAGGCCGGAGAGCGTGTAGTCGTCTTCCCAAAGAGCATCGCCATGGGTGAGATCAAGCTGCCGCCTTGGATGAAGCAGTAA